AAGGTGAAGAATCCATGAATGCAAGTGAGTGATGAGTGTTTGGTAAGAATGGGATGAGTGTTGTTGAGTTAGATTCTGTTGTTTATTATTGAATGAGTTTTGTAGACATTTGTTTTTGGGTGTTGTAGCCGTTGGAGAAAGGCGGCATTCTAAATCTAGTGGTGCTGGAATGGGACCCCATGCTTCAACGGTTATTGCTACAAAATACAAATACAAATGATTCCTTTTAGATACATTTTTCATGTGGTAATCAAATTACTATCTAGTTTAATATTTGTAAGGGTATCTCCAATAAAAGgttcttagtttttatttcTGAGGTAAGAACtgagaactgagttcttaaccattggaggggCTGATGTGAAGttattagttcttaaaaataagaactagttcttatataaggagttttactttttgaatttttagcacaaaaaaatattttttatctcttattcatcaattgatttaatttaagtattgaattagcatttaaatttaaatcaaaattatatgaaaataaaaaatattactactaTAATGATATTGTGGGACCAAATTAATAGTGCTAAGGACTAAAAATTCATAGTtgaagcaaaatctgcaaagagttgcttaagcacatgtggcacgGACCTACATGAATAGTACTAAAAACTAAGAATTAATGGAGATGTTCTAAGAGATCTAGTTTATTACTTCAATTTATCACTAGATCATCATATGATTATTTCTACAGTTAATGGTTCTCACAAATCCATTTATTGAACCCCCATGTTATGGATCCCAGGGAACCAAACTTAATTGACCAAAACATGAGTTTTTATGCCAGCAGACAACAAGTTTAGTTACGGTTCATTCATAGTGTTAccaaatgtaacaaaaaaaacatattaagtAATCCacttatattgaaaaaaaattgtgcaCACTTCATTGTAAGTGTAAGTATCGCAATTCAAAATCCCTACACTTGGTGAATATTGCATTCACTAAAGTTAGAGGGTCAATCATTGTTTGATCTTAATTAGACCGCTATAGGTTAATTTTAAGTGCATAATAACTAATAAAATCAAAGTCGTCCAATGAAGATCAGGTCGTCACAAAGTCTTCACTTGAGTAGGATGTTTGAATGCTGAATATCAAAGTCTCCACATGTTACACATTGATTGAACATGTAATTTAGAATGAAAAGTTTGTCACCGTTGAATATCTCAGTTGTACACTCATGTTAAATTGGATCTCAACAGGATTTTTTGCATATATAATGAAAACATTTGTTCATAATTAAtacaattttatatttttacctaACTACAAATAAATGGATCTGAAACAAAGGACCAAGATACATACTCGTGATCAGAGTcaaaaaatgaatgaatgaatacaTTTTATGCACTAACTTAAAATAGCTTGTGCAACAAGGCTATGACTATAATAGAACGCTTAAGAACATCTTTTATAATTCACCTAATTGAAAAGGAATGAATCATCCATGGATGCaagatatacatatatatatgcgTGCCAAGTTTCAAGAAATGGCCGGATAAAGAAAGTTTCTAGCGTCGGCGCCCTTGTTCTGCAACTACTAGTGCCTGCTGCAGTTGCTCTTCCTCTGATGCCACCATCAATGTCTATTTTTGTCCCTTCTCTCCCAGTTGTGCTTCTCCATCTTCTACTTGTTGCATGACATTTTGCCGACAATATCTGGCTATTACAAGCAGTATAAATCCTGCAGAGGAGGGATTTAAGCAAGTCATGTTAACACATGAGACCAATGAAATATGGAAGAGAAGCAAAACTCTCTTCAGGTAAAGATTGTTTTGATATTCCAAATTAGATATAGCCGTTAATCCATATTTGGAGGCTTTTGATCCTTAAATGGTCATGCATCCTTAAAATTACATGAAAAAGTGCCTCTTGGCAAGTGGCAGATTCCAGAATTACCTGTGAAGATTCGAGTCTTTATAGTAGATAATTTCCAAAAGGCAATAAGTGCTGATGCGACCACTATCTTCTTGTGAGGGCAGGCGCTCCATCTATCCAACAATCTCAGCTTCAAGCACTTAGCTGCATAACAAAACCTAATCTACTGTTAGTTATTACAATGTGGATAGGCCTACAAAATTTTAGGGAAAGGGTGGAATTATACCTCGCTGGTTGATCTGATCAGAGTAGCAAGAATAAAGCTTTGGTACACTGAAGCTGACAAAAAATCCTGCTcataaatatatgaaaatttAGGAAAATATGTATTATCACAACAATGATAATGCTGATGCTGACTCAATTTGAGGAAAACATTATATAGTTCATGAGGTCTTCACTCACCAATGGCACTGAGTCTCCAAATTGTAATAAGAGAGCCATATTCAGCTCCTAGTAGAAGGAAAGGAGCTAGCTGCAAAATAAGGATCCTAATTAGTACTTAACAAACACTAGAAAGAAACTTTGCAGACATCAATCAGGCATTCAAGACTTTGGTTGGGGGTTTTACTTTCAGGGTAATGGATGGTTCTCCTGAGAACAGCTCTCTGGTTTTTGAAATTGCAAGATTGAAAGCAGGAAGAATCAAGTTTGTGAGACGTAAAATGTCATCTTCTTTCAGCTTGGCATAACCCTTCTCAGCCTGGTCTCTGAACATAAACAGATGCAGCAAATGTTAACTCATTGAATACATCCAAATCCAATACTAGAATAGCTTGGAATAGCATAACAGTAAATTGTACCTTTGAGAAACTGAATTTGAGAAGAATGAAAAAGCCAACAAGAGAATTGCCAACTGACATAAGGCAGAGAAGATGCTGAAACAACCAGAATGAGAACATCTCAGAACTTTTCACTATCTAGCAGAAGGAAGAGCCAAACTAATGAAAAGAGATAGCAGTTACAAACCTGAAGTTGACTCCTTTAGTGaagaaagaagacaagaaacaaagagacccaaacccaaaccaaaAGGCTGATTTTGACACATCTCTCCACATGATTAAATCAGTAATGAATTGTCCAACACGATCTAAATCACCTCCAgtttcttcttcagattctaAACACCAAAGTAACAAACATCAGTCTCTGGTTCTATATTAAAAGATGAAAACAAACAAATATAACAACAAAAAACAGAGTTGACTCCTGAATCTACAGGCTACAGCAGACATGGCAGTCATATAGGAACATACAAAGATTTCATCTATACTTCCTAAAAATTACAAAAGTCAATGCAAACAGCTTTTTACAATTTAAAGACTAAGGTTATGTTTTTACATCCCTTGATACCGGTATAAATGGACATTAGCACGAACTTCAAAACAAAAGCGAACAAAGCTCCTTTTATGGATTAGGATGGAATCTGTTCATGTTACACTCAACTAATATCCAAACACACGCTAAGTGGATGTCAGTATTCAAGTTAAGCAAGTCATGTTAAATGAGAAGCTAGATATTGTAGCTTCAGCCTTAAGGGGACTTTGTAGGTGGAACCAAACACAATGTAACATGATCTAAATGGTGATTTTTTAGACATGGGATAGAATTTTTGCATTACCCCTAAATTCTATGTTCCTTTTTACTTACAATCAAGTTCTAAATTGTTATTGAAGTCAATATGGCAGATATATCATGATTCTTAACATTGTGGAAGATTAGAGGAAAATGTGATTGATGCAACCATAACCATATGTTATAGCCACTGTTGCTGTGGCAGACAATGATATAAACATTGTTTACATAACAAATTAACCACCTCTAGTGGTACATAACAAACTTGTAACCCAAATCAATTGATAACTAGCTTCaactaaaattgaaaatgaaagcTATATTCATATATCCTAACATTATCCTAGAATCTCATGAAACTACTTAACTACTCAATTCCCTCCTCACTAGTTTGAAAGTAGAAAAATAGCAGCTAATGCTAAATTTCTATGGTTGAAAGTTGAAATTGAATGAATTAGCCTTACTTGGAGGAGACGAAGAAATTGAAGGTGGTTGAAAAGGGACCAAGCTGAGTTTTTCCTTTCTGGGTCTTCCACTGTGCCTCCTCTTCCTCTGTTTTCCAGCCTCATCCACCACCAACCCAACCTCCTTCTCTTCCCGCCTCGACCTCCGCGAGCTCCTGGGCGAACAGAGCAACCCCATCTGCGCCCCTCGGCTCTTACACCGGCGGCGAACACCggaacctgcctccaggagctCATCGTCGAACCGTGGCTTGGACTTCCTCGCCGGAGAAGGAGACATGAGGAGAAGCTCCCGGAGTGGGAGACAGGAGTTAGGAGAACGCAGAAGGGAGAGAGGTGAACGCGATGATAATGATGGTGATGGGAGTTTGATGGTGGTTGGTGAAGGAACCAGGTCGAGAGATATGCGAATAGGCTCTATAATTCCATTTTCACCGATGCGAGCCAAGGTGGAAGAGGTTCGAGATCTGCTCCGATCAGAAGAacggtggtggtgacggtggtggtggtgaggggTGGTGGTAGCTGAATGTGAAGAATAAGAATCCATGAATGCAAGTGAGTGATGAGATTGAGGTAAGATTGGAATGCTAGATTCTGTTGAGTTATGCAGACATATTTGTTTTTGGGTGTTGTAGCCGTTGGAGAAAGGCGCCATTCTAAATCTAGTGGTGCTGGAATGGGACCCCATGCTTCAACGGTTATTGCTACAAAATACAAATGGTTCCTAGTTCCTACAAGATACATTTTCCATGTGATAATAATTAAATGAATAACTAGTTTAATAGTAATTGTAAAATGTCTAGTTTATAATTTCAATGTATCACTAGATCTTCAATTCATATGATCATTTGTGCAGTTAATGGATCTCGCAAATCCAATGTTATGGATCCCTGGGAACCAAACTTAATTGACCAAAACATGAATTTTTATGCCATCAGACAACATTAACATTtaagtttaatggatatgcactgacagtgtaaaatagttttacacagacatccaattgaattccgtcaaatcaaaaaatatattatttttttaatcaaaattaaagtcaaatgtaattatctctcctatgtggcatgctttgattggatgactgtgtaaaactattttatactgtcagtgcatatccattaaactgtTAACATTTTCAAGTTCAGTTATGGTTCATTCATAGTGTTACCTAATATAACAAAAAAACAACATATTAAGTAATccattttaattgaaaaaaaggaATTGTGCACACTTCATTTTAAGTGAGTATCGCAATTTATAATCCCTCCACTTGGTGAATATTGTATTCACTAAAATTAGAGGGTCAATCATTATTTGATTTGATCTTTAATTAGACCGCTCTAATTTAAATAGGTTAATTTTAGGACCATAGTAACTAATAAAATCAAAGCCGCCCAATTAAGATCATGCAGTCACAAATTCTTCACTTTGGAATGCTGAATTGGTAAACGAAGTAGAGAGAAAATAGAAATatgaataaaaggagaaaaaaaaaaaaaaggtaaaaaatcTCATTAACAATATGACTGAATAAGAACATTAGTGTTGATGCAGAATAAGGAAAAAATGATATGAGTATATCTTATGGTTGATTTGCCACCGCCAACAAAGCAGTAGCAGTAACAACCGAAAATTTTGAAAAGTGAAAGAAATAAGTTCACAGTTTGTTTCCTTACCACTCCCGTAACCTGTGCTGCCGTTTGATGCACCAAAATAGATCTCAAATGTCAAGCACACTTTTTTCTTTGTGCGCACAATTTCAGCAACATAACAATCCACGACTACTCCCACGGTCTCAGCGCGTGCGTCACGTTCACTTTCCCAAATGAATTGATGCGGTGCGAAAAGCGCGTCACCCACACGCGAGTCTGGGCGTGGTGGAGGAAAGTGAGTTGCCGCCACGCGGTGCTCCGTTATTTAACGGGACCGTGACGCGATTTAGATGTGGAGGCACCGAAACAAGAATGATGAGAGTGactggattggattggattggaagGTGGGTTGTTGTTTTTTCAAACGACGCGTCAAGTGAAGGATAGTGACGCGTGTATGCGTTCTCACTGGTCAGTCATTCAGGTTCATCACCAAACAAATAATTATTAAGAACGATTCAATagctctttcttcttcttcttcacttgtTCTAGAGAGAGACGGCAGTGTAGTGTATTGTAGGCATGAGTGGTGACACATGTTACAAGCTTAGACTGGGTCATTGCTATCCAAAATCGGCTACTGCTATTTCACTTTCAAGCCTTCATCAAAAGCGCGTACCAACACTGAAGaccttcaattttttattctctttctttACTAATGTGTTTTAAAACTTCTTTGTTTATGTGAtccaaataattttaatatttgccATTGGGTCAATTATTACGTTGAATTCTAGAGGGtgaaataaaaacatttttttcttctcaaaacTCGTGAACTTCTTTTATATGTTATTGTTATTTGACATGGTCTTGCAAACTATTTGAGATTGGGATGTaagcagtggcggatccaggaccccggagTCAGGGGGGTCAAACTTTTCAAATGAGTACAtcgataaaaaatataattaaaaacaactgtaatatgtttatacataagAAATTATACAAATCATAGTTGTCCTCTACGCGATTTCATATTCTGAAATCGTTGAACAATAAGCTCAGAGTCAATGTTATTAAATACATCACTCTCAATATAAGTAACTAAACAATCATTCATCCATGTATCTCCAATTCGGTTACGCAGCCTATTCTTCACAATATTCATAGCAGAGAAAGCTCTTTCTACAGTGGCTGTTGCAACAGGCAAAATCAGTGCcaatttcaaaagaagataaACAAGTGGATACACAACATGTCTTCCTTTTTCAACCAACTTCTCTGAAAGTTGTTGGAATCCTTCCAAAGAGGCAAATTCATCACTTGTTCGCATATCCATGATGTAACAATCTAGTGCATTATCAAGCATCACTAAATTAAATGGAGTGAACTCATTTGGATAAAAACTTGCAAATTCCAACACCTTTGCCTTATCAAAAGCAGAGAACAAATTAGATGGATCCAAAGAAGCCAAacaaaggagcaattgggtattAATCTCACTAAAACGGTCATTGAGTTCTTGAAGCTGCATATCTATCACGGTATAAAATAACTCAACACGATAATGATGCTCTGTTGTAATGCTGCGCGTTTGACGTCGTGACTTCCCACTAACAAACACACTTTCCATAGGAGGAACACTAATAGATTGCTTATTGCAAAATAAAGTTACTTCCTTCAATAAAGGCTCCCATCCATCATTCCTAAGTGATGCAAACCTAGTCTTTGTGATGTTAACCAAGTTCATAGCATTCATGATgtcttgatctttcctttgcaATGATTGTGACAATTCATGTGAAATACCCAATACACGTCTCATCAAATGCAAGAAGAATACAAAATCAAAACCTTGCAACATAATTAAAAGACCAGATGCTTCACCTTTTGCCTGTCGGGGGTATCCGTCTTCTTTCATAATGTGCAGAACATCAATAATAGCAGAATACATCAATATTATCCTAACCAAAGTGACTTAATGAGAACTCCAACGAGTATCAGCAGGGCGTGCCAGATTAGTTTCTTGGTTAAGACCTTGCCCACTAGAAATTTCTCCTCTGCTTAATTCTTCTCTAATATGTTTCAATTGTTTTTCATGAAGCATGTCAACTCGCTTGCAAGATCCCCCAACAACATTCATTAACTTGGAGACTAAGTTAAAAAATAAGGAAACTTCACCATGTTCTTGAGCAATAGCAACTAAAGTAAGTTGTAATTGATGAGCAAAGCAATGGACATAATATGCACATGGATTCTCCCTTAAAATTAAACTTTTCAGACCATTAAATTCTCCACTCATGTTGCTAGCACCATCATAACCTTGTCCACGAATACTTGATATACTAAGCCCATGTTTACAAAATAGTTCATCAATTGCTGATTTCAATGATGAAGCAGTGGTATCCTTAACATGAACAATGCCTAAAAAACGCTCAACAATACTTCCAGTTTTATTAACATAACGCAGAGCAATTGCCATTTGTTCTTTAGTTGATATGTCACGAGCTTCATCAACAAGAATAGCAAAGAATTCATTTCCAATATCAGCAATAATAGCATTAGTAGTTTCTGATGCAGCAGCATGAGCAATATCTTTTTGGATTGTTGGAGCAATTAATTGATGGTTTTCAGGAGCATTATCCAAAACAACACTTTTTATCAAATCATTGTGCATGGCAAGAAATTTAAGTAGCTCAAGGAAGTTACCTTGTCTGGTAGAACCCTTTGACTCATCATGACCACGAAAAGCTAAGCCTTGCTTTAGTAGCCAACAAACACAATCAATTGTTGCCTTTAAGCGTGTTCTGTAGATGTTGCGTTGTGTGTCAGAATGCCTAGACATGACAGTGTCAATATGTTGATCTTGTTTCATTAAGTCCTGACATTTCTTGAAAGCAATGTTATGAGCACTATTAGGACTTCCAACATGAAGTGTGATCCTTTCTTTGTTGTTCCATTTGTTGAATCCCTTGGTGACAAATGTCTCACCACCACCTTGGTTTCCTTGATCGGGCCTAAAGAGATAGCAACACAAACAATATGCAGCATCTTTTTCAATGCTGTACTCTAACCAACTTCCAAATTCAGTGAACCATGCCGTGGAAAATCTTCTTTTTGAGGTTCCGACTTTCTTTTGTGGAAAGTTGTGATTCTTAGGTTGACATGGTCCTTTTTGCAAATATGCTCTCCGTATCTTATCTTGATCATTAGGATGATATGTTGTAATTCTTGGTCGCAATCCAGGATCCGATGGCAACTCATTTAGATTAACTTCAACATGTGGTGGTTGTTGTTGTGACGAGCTTGATCCACATTGCTCACTTGATGACCTTGCTCTCTTTACTAAAAATTTATCCATGACCTTCACAAGATAGAGTAGACTTAAATTAGTTCGACAGCTTGCAAAGATGGACGGATACTTAACACAAAATTCCTTTCAGTTTTGACAACAAGCATATATTTTAACTACAAAGAGAGTTAAAAAATTCTGAATACTGATTTGTTACATTTTATACTAGTTAAATCACTTGGATGATTGTATCACACATCTCTTAAGTTAATATCTGAGAAACCAATTGCAAAGAACATCAATGCTGCATTGAAATAATCCCTCTGATACAAAGGAGTTGTGCCAAATAAGTCCATGGGAAGGAAACTAACCTTTAAAACAAAAGGAGCAAGTCTGTAAAACGTGAAGGTTGACAATCAGAAATTAGAGGATAAATTCCACAGCTTGCAAATATATCAAGggattttcaatttttgggtTTTCAATTTTGGGGTTTTCAATTTTGGGGTTTTCCAAACCTAAACCTAACTAAGTACTAACCTTCAACAGCTTGCAAAGATGGACGGTGGCGCCAGTGGTGCCgtggtggtggccggtggtgTCGTGCCGTGGCGGTGCGGCagccggtggtggtggtgctgtgTGAATGAGTGCGTCTGTGCGTGAGAGTTTGAGAGAGGGTGAGTGCGTGAGCGTGAGAgactgagagagagagagtgtgtgagagagagagagataaagGAGTGTGAGTGAGTAGTGGGGTCAGGGTGGCTGGGtgcaattttaaaatttcagaggggtcaaaaaaaatttattataggGGGGTAGgtaggaaatttttttttttcaggggggTCAGTTGAACCCCCTCAACACtatgtgggtccgcccctggaTGTAAGCCGAATTTGATATGATTAGAGAACGTTTTCATATATGATTTGAAGTGATAACAAGAgttagagagaaaaaaaaagtaaatataagatattgtttttatttttgaaatgaaatacaagATATTGTTACTATTAAGTGATTTATGAATTGAGACTATTTAACATAAACACGCATTTAAATGAACTTCAAAATTGAGAGGCACAATCACTTAAGAGAGTGTATTGATAATGGAGGAATAGTGACGATGAAGGCGGGCCTTATGTGATTTGATAAACTATTCCTTCTTGATAACTCTAGTGGGGCTCTGGTAGAGGATTTTGCAAGGACCACTCTGACGTACAAGTTAATGAGAAGAGAATGAGTTAAAAAAGAAACTACATCTTCACGGATTTTTCTTCACCTTTTATAGTGTGTGTTGAAATCTCTAGATACATGTTCTTGAAGTTTGAAGTATGAGGTTTGACGCCATTTTGTAGAGACACGCGAGTATCTTGCAAATGAGACATTTTGCATCACCTAGTCGGATAGCCTACAAGACTCTTGTGCACTATTTTTGATACCTATGTCTACGTAACTATTTCTTGAGCAGTGTGTTGCTGACTTTGGCTTAAGTGATCAGGGGGTGCAAATATCTAGTCGTCCTCAAGGGGTTGAGGCAAGGGTTTGGTCGAGTGCCAGGTGATTAGACTGGCGGCTGAGGTTCTTGTGATCGGTCTCATGTTAAACCAACAAGT
This portion of the Lotus japonicus ecotype B-129 chromosome 3, LjGifu_v1.2 genome encodes:
- the LOC130746872 gene encoding reticulon-like protein B17, producing MAPFSNGYNTQKQICLHNSTESSIPILPQSHHSLAFMDSYSSHSATTTPHHHHRHHHRSSDRSRSRTSSTLARIGENGIIEPIRISLDLVPSPTTIKLPSPSLSSRSPLSLLRSPNSCLPLRELLLMSPSPARKSKPRFDDELLEAGSGVRRRCKSRGAQMGLLCSPRSSRRSRREEKEVGLVVDEAGKQRKRRHSGRPRKEKLSLVPFQPPSISSSPPKSEEETGGDLDRVGQFITDLIMWRDVSKSAFWFGFGSLCFLSSFFTKGVNFSIFSALCQLAILLLAFSFFSNSVSQRDQAEKGYAKLKEDDILRLTNLILPAFNLAISKTRELFSGEPSITLKLAPFLLLGAEYGSLITIWRLSAIGFFVSFSVPKLYSCYSDQINQRAKCLKLRLLDRWSACPHKKIVVASALIAFWKLSTIKTRIFTGFILLVIARYCRQNVMQQVEDGEAQLGEKGQK